From a region of the Saccharomyces paradoxus chromosome IV, complete sequence genome:
- the SLM3 gene encoding tRNA-5-taurinomethyluridine 2-sulfurtransferase (tRNA-specific 2-thiouridylase~similar to YDL033C), whose translation MKMLGRYLNLIGRRSAAPYRPQRLPAKFDNVIVAMSSGVDSSVAAALFAAEFPNTRGVYMQNWSESQSLDDPGKEPCYEKDWRDVNRVAGHLNIPVDKVNFEQDYWIDVFEPMLRGYNEGSTPNPDIGCNKFVKFGKLREWLDEKYGTGNYWLVTGHYARVMQKVDGKEFFYLLRSIYRPKDQSYYLSQINPTVLPSLLLPIGHLTKPEVRDLAKYVGLPTAEKPDSQGICFVNNSQHGKFKNFLKHYLPSSPGDIITVDPQSGTKTRWGRHDGLWSYTIGQKVGISMPQADPNYQGSWFVSEKLRDTNEIVIVRGRDNAALYRDTIRIENFASLSPKEDTINALQNTSALTLQFRSLQVPVQIRSCTLNSSGDNLDITIQLALKQRAMAPGQSCCLYIDDRVLGSGPISHVHNNDTHTPHSNEQSMSHSTIRGSD comes from the coding sequence ATGAAAATGCTGGGAAGATACTTAAACTTAATAGGACGAAGAAGTGCTGCGCCATACAGACCACAGCGGCTACCAGCGAAGTTTGACAACGTGATAGTGGCGATGTCGTCTGGAGTAGATTCTTCTGTGGCGGCAGCACTGTTTGCTGCAGAGTTTCCAAATACGCGAGGAGTATACATGCAGAACTGGTCTGAATCACAATCCTTGGATGATCCCGGCAAGGAGCCATGCTACGAGAAGGATTGGAGAGATGTAAACCGTGTTGCTGGACATTTAAACATCCCAGTTGACAAAGTTAATTTCGAGCAGGATTATTGGATAGATGTATTTGAACCGATGTTGAGGGGCTACAATGAAGGGTCGACGCCTAATCCAGATATCGGGTGTAACAAATTCGTCAAGTTTGGCAAGCTAAGGGAGTGGCTGGATGAGAAGTATGGGACTGGTAACTATTGGCTTGTTACAGGCCATTACGCCCGAGTTATGCAGAAAGTGGACGGAAAAGAGTTCTTCTATTTATTAAGAAGCATTTACAGGCCCAAGGATCAAAGTTATTACCTTTCCCAAATCAACCCCACTGTTTTGCCGTCGTTGTTACTACCCATTGGCCATTTAACTAAACCCGAAGTGCGAGATTTAGCGAAGTATGTGGGCCTCCCGACCGCAGAAAAGCCAGACTCACAGGGCATCTGCTTCGTCAACAATTCGCAACATGGAAagttcaagaattttttaaagcACTATCTACCTAGTTCACCGGGTGATATCATTACTGTTGACCCACAGTCCGGTACCAAAACGCGATGGGGGAGGCATGATGGGTTGTGGTCTTATACAATTGGGCAGAAAGTGGGCATATCCATGCCACAGGCTGATCCAAATTACCAAGGGTCCTGGTTTGTAAGTGAAAAACTGAGGGATACCAACGAAATCGTGATAGTCCGCGGAAGGGATAATGCTGCATTATACAGGGATACTATTCGAATTGAAAACTTTGCCTCCTTAAGTCCCAAGGAGGACACTATAAACGCTTTGCAAAATACTAGTGCTCTGACATTACAATTCCGGTCGCTGCAGGTCCCAGTTCAAATTAGATCGTGCACACTGAATAGTTCAGGCGACAACCTCGACATAACGATACAGTTAGCCTTAAAGCAACGTGCTATGGCTCCTGGACAATCCTGCTGTCTCTATATTGACGATAGAGTTCTTGGGAGTGGGCCCATTTCGCATGTACATAATAATGACACCCATACACCTCATTCTAACGAACAAAGTATGTCACACTCCACGATCCGCGGTAGCGATTAA
- the DBP10 gene encoding ATP-dependent RNA helicase DBP10 (ATP-dependent RNA helicase of the DEAD-box protein family~similar to YDL031W) — translation MAGMQKRKRDLEDQDVNGSEEDDIAFDIANEIALNVSESDSNDSDSEVEAGYGPSDVQDVIEYSSDEEERRNNKKKAEDKNAKKNKNSKKEVAAFPILELSDDENNPSGKTQAGDDEDDVNEYFSTNNLEKKKHKKGSFPSFGLSKIVLNNIKRKGFRQPTPIQRKTIPLILQSRDIVGMARTGSGKTAAFILPMVEKLKSHSGKIGARAVILSPSRELAMQTFNVFKDFAKGTELRSVLLTGGDSLEEQFSMMMTNPDVIIATPGRFLHLKVEMNLDLKSVEYVVFDEADRLFEMGFQEQLNELLASLPTTRQTLLFSATLPNSLVDFVKAGLVNPVLVRLDAETKVSENLEMLFLSTKNADREANLLYILQEIIKIPLATSEQLQKLQKSNNEADSDSDDENDRQKKKRNFKKEKFRKQKMPAANELPSEKATILFVPTRHHVEYISQLLRDCGYLISYIYGTLDQHARKRQLYNFRAGLTSILVVTDVAARGVDIPMLANVINYTLPGSSKIFVHRVGRTARAGNKGWAYSIVAENELPYLLDLELFLGKKILLTPMYDSLVDLMKKRWVDEGKLEYQFQPPKLSYTKRLVLGSCPRLDVEGLGDLYKNLMTSNFDLQLARKTAMKAEKLYYRTRTSASPESLKRSKEIIASGWDAQNAFFGKNEEKEKLDFLAKLQNRRNKETVFEFTRNPDDEMSVFMKRRRRQLAPIQRKATERRELLEKERMAGLSHSIEDEILKGDDGETGYTVSEDALREFEDADQLLEAQENENKKKKKSKTFKDPTFFLSHYAPAGEIQDKQLHITSGFANDAAQAAYDLNSDDKVQVHKQTATVKWDKKRKKYVNTQGIDNKKYIIGESGQKIAASFRSGRFDDWSKARNLKPLKVGSRETSIPSNFLEDPSQGPGASGRTVRGKFKHKQMKAPKMPDKHRDNYYSQKKKVEKALEGGIAVKGYNNAPGLRSELKSTEQIRKDRIMAEKKRAKNARPSKKRKF, via the coding sequence ATGGCAGGCATgcagaaaaggaaaagggATCTCGAAGACCAAGACGTCAATGGAAGCGAAGAAGACGACATCGCCTTTGATATTGCTAACGAAATTGCTTTAAATGTTAGCGAAAGTGATTCCAACGACTCCGACAGTGAGGTTGAAGCTGGTTATGGGCCCAGTGATGTTCAGGATGTGATCGAATATAGCTCcgatgaggaagaaagaaggaataATAAGAAGAAGGCTGAAGACAAGAAcgcaaagaaaaacaagaatagTAAGAAGGAAGTAGCAGCATTCCCGATATTGGAACTTTCAGACGATGAAAATAATCCATCTGGTAAAACTCAAGCAGGTGACGATGAGGATGATGtcaatgaatatttttccacgaataatttggaaaaaaaaaagcataaaAAAGGTAGTTTCCCCAGTTTTGGTTTATCTAAAATTGTATTGAACAATATTAAGAGGAAGGGATTCCGCCAGCCCACTCCTATTCAAAGGAAGACTATCCCACTGATTTTGCAAAGTAGGGATATCGTTGGTATGGCACGTACCGGTTCTGGTAAAACGGCAGCATTTATCTTACCAATggtggaaaaattgaaaagcCATTCTGGTAAGATTGGTGCTCGTGCAGTGATTCTATCGCCTTCCAGAGAATTAGCCATGCAAACTTTCAATGTCTTCAAGGATTTTGCCAAAGGAACAGAACTAAGAAGTGTCCTCTTGACCGGTGGTGATTCCTTGGAAGAGCAATTTAGCATGATGATGACCAACCCAGACGTTATTATTGCAACACCCGGTAGATTTTTACATTTGAAGGTCGAAATGAACCTCGATTTGAAGAGTGTCGAATACGTTGTCTTTGATGAAGCCGATAGATTGTTTGAAATGGGTTTCCAAGAACAATTGAATGAACTACTTGCATCTCTGCCTACAACAAGACAGACCTTGTTGTTTTCTGCTACTTTACCCAATTCATTGGTTGATTTTGTTAAGGCCGGTTTGGTCAATCCAGTTTTGGTCCGTTTAGATGCAGAAACGAAAGTTTCAGAAAATTTAGAAATGCTTTTCCTATCCACTAAAAACGCAGATAGAGAGGCGAACCTATTATAcattttacaagaaatCATAAAGATTCCGTTAGCCACTAGTGAACAACTTCAAAAGCTTCAAAAGAGTAACAATGAGGCAGATAGTGACTCGGACGACGAAAATGATCgccagaagaagaagaggaatttcaagaaggaaaagttCCGCAAACAAAAAATGCCTGCAGCTAATGAATTGCCTTCTGAAAAGGCAACTATTCTGTTCGTTCCAACACGACATCATGTGGAATACATTTCTCAACTCTTGAGAGACTGTGGATATTTGATTTCGTATATCTACGGTACTTTGGATCAACATGCTCGTAAACGTCAATTATATAATTTTAGAGCAGGTTTGACTTCCATTTTGGTTGTCACAGATGTTGCTGCAAGAGGTGTTGATATCCCAATGTTAGCTAATGTTATTAATTACACGCTACCTGgttcatcaaaaatttttgtacATCGTGTGGGTAGAACTGCAAGAGCTGGTAACAAAGGTTGGGCGTATTCCATAGTTGCTGAAAATGAGTTACCTTATCTACTAGATTTGGAGCTATTTTTgggtaaaaaaattcttttaacGCCAATGTACGATAGCCTAGTTgatttgatgaagaaaagatggGTAGATGAGGGCAAACTGGAATATCAATTTCAACCTCCAAAACTCTCCTACACCAAAAGACTCGTTCTAGGTTCATGCCCAAGACTGGATGTTGAAGGTTTAGGTGACCTTTATAAAAATCTTATGACCTCTAATTTTGACCTCCAGTTGGCAAGGAAAACAGCCATGAAAGCAGAAAAACTATACTATAGAACACGTACTTCCGCCTCCCCTGAATCTTTAAAGAGAAGTAAAGAGATCATTGCTTCCGGTTGGGATGCCCAGAATGCATTTTTCGgtaaaaatgaagagaagGAGAAGTTGGATTTTTTGGCTAAACTGCAAAAcagaagaaacaaagaaacgGTGTTTGAATTCACGAGAAACCCAGACGATGAAATGTCAGTGTTTATgaaaaggagaagaagacaACTAGCGCCAATTCAACGAAAGGCAACTGAAAGAAGGGAGCTattagaaaaggaaagaatggCTGGCCTTTCACATTCTATcgaagatgaaattttaaaagGCGATGATGGTGAGACAGGCTATACTGTGTCCGAAGATGCTTTGAGAGAGTTCGAAGATGCAGACCAATTATTAGAAGCacaagaaaacgaaaacaagaagaaaaagaaatcaaagacTTTTAAAGACCCTACTTTCTTCTTAAGTCACTATGCACCAGCTGGCGAAATACAAGATAAACAATTGCACATAACCAGTGGGTTCGCTAATGATGCTGCTCAAGCGGCTTACGATTTAAATAGCGATGATAAAGTGCAAGTTCATAAGCAAACAGCCACTGTGAAATGggacaaaaaaagaaagaaatatgttAACACTCAAGGTATTGATAATAAGAAATACATTATTGGTGAAAGTGGTCAAAAAATCGCAGCAAGCTTCAGATCTGGCAGATTTGATGATTGGTCGAAGgcaagaaatttgaaaccATTGAAAGTTGGTTCTAGAGAAACAAGCATACCATCCAACTTTCTCGAAGACCCTTCACAAGGTCCTGGTGCAAGTGGTAGAACTGTCCGTGGGAAGTTCAAGCATAAACAAATGAAAGCACCTAAAATGCCAGATAAACATAGAGATAATTACTATtcacaaaagaagaaggtggAAAAGGCTCTAGAAGGAGGTATTGCCGTCAAAGGATATAACAACGCTCCGGGTCTACGAAGTGAATTGAAATCAACTGAACAAATTAGAAAAGATAGGATTAtggcagaaaaaaaacgtGCGAAGAATGCCCGTCCTTCCAAAAAGCGTAAATTTTAG
- the PRP9 gene encoding SF3a splicing factor complex subunit PRP9 (Subunit of the SF3a splicing factor complex~similar to YDL030W) yields MNLLETRRSLLEDMEIIENAIAERIQRNPELYYHYIQESSKVFPDTKLPRSSLIAENKIYKFKKVKRKRKQVILQQHEINLFLQDYREKQQNFNRINGPEGTQEDDKDLPSFEEKLQQFEEELKNEDENFELDINSKRDKYALFSSSSDPSKRTNILSDRARDLDLNGIFTRDEQYGEYMEMEQFHSLWLNVIKRSDCSLLQFLDVVELFLDDKKYLLTPPMDRKNDRYMAFLVKLSKYVETFFFKSYALFDREIVENLTKSDLEHSYCRGSLKSETKGIYCPFCSKWFKTFPVFESHLVGKSHKKNESKRREFVYSEYKLHRYLKYLKDEFSRTRSFVERKLAFTANERMAEMDILTQKYEAPAYDLTEKEGDEQGDGRQRDDQPQEEYLFGKSFDMPLGPDGLPMPYWLYKLHGLDREYRCEICSNKIYNGRRTFERHFNEERHLYHLRCLGIEPSPVFKGITKITEAQKLWKNMQGQPQLISSIAAVLTKPNLSQPKLPTELELEEEDEEGNVMSKKVYDELKKQGLV; encoded by the coding sequence ATGAATTTACTGGAAACAAGGAGGTCCTTGTTAGAAGACATggaaatcattgaaaatgcTATAGCAGAAAGGATTCAACGGAATCCAGAGTTATACTACCACTATATACAGGAATCAAGCAAAGTTTTTCCTGATACTAAACTACCTAGGTCATCATTGATagcagaaaataaaatatacaaatttaagaaagttaagaggaagagaaaacaGGTAATCTTGCAGCAGCATGAGATaaacctttttcttcaagattATCGAGAGAAACagcaaaatttcaatagAATCAATGGTCCAGAAGGCACACAGGAAGATGATAAAGATTTGCCTAgtttcgaagaaaaattacaaCAGTTTGAGGAGGAACTTAAAAATGAGGATGAGAACTTTGAACTGGATATAAATTCTAAAAGAGATAAATATGCTTTAttctcatcttcttctgatCCGTCGAAGCGCACCAATATACTGTCTGACAGAGCTAGAGATTTGGACTTAAATGGGATATTCACTAGAGACGAGCAATATGGTGAATACATGGAGATGGAACAATTTCATTCTTTATGGTTGAACGTAATTAAGCGAAGTGATTGTTCATTGCTCCAATTTCTTGACGTTGTAGAATTATTTTTAGACGACAAGAAATATTTGCTAACCCCACCGATGGATCGTAAAAATGACAGGTACATGGCCTTTTTGGTAAAGTTGAGCAAATATGTAGaaacctttttcttcaaaagttaTGCTTTGTTTGACAGAGAGAtagttgaaaatttaaCCAAGTCTGACTTAGAACATTCATACTGTAGGGGATCACTTAAATCCGAGACAAAAGGCATTTATTGCCCTTTTTGTTCCAAGTGGTTCAAGACATTTCCTGTTTTCGAAAGCCATTTAGTGGGGAAAAGCCATAAGAAAAACGAATCTAAAAGGAGAGAATTTGTGTACTCTGAATATAAGCTGCATcgatatttgaaatatctaAAAGATGAATTTTCTCGTACGAGAAGttttgttgaaagaaaactGGCATTTACGGCAAATGAAAGAATGGCGGAAATGGATATTTTAACACAGAAGTATGAAGCGCCTGCCTATGATCTGACTGAAAAGGAGGGCGACGAACAAGGGGATGGTAGGCAGAGAGATGATCAACCGCAAGAAGAATATCTCTTCGGTAAATCATTCGACATGCCATTGGGTCCAGATGGATTGCCTATGCCATACTGGTTATATAAACTGCATGGACTTGATAGAGAATATCGCTGTGAAATTTGTTCGAATAAGATCTACAATGGACGACGCACCTTTGAAAGACACTTCAATGAAGAAAGGCATCTTTATCACTTGCGATGCTTGGGTATTGAGCCCTCTCCAGTATTCAAGGGCATAACCAAAATTACTGAGGCACAAAAGCTCTGGAAAAATATGCAGGGGCAGCCTCAACTGATAAGTTCTATTGCAGCCGTTCTCACAAAGCCTAATCTTTCGCAACCAAAACTTCCTACCGAATTGgaactagaagaagaagacgaagaaggaAATGTGATGAGTAAGAAGGTCTACGATGAGCTTAAGAAGCAGGGTTTGGTGTGA
- the ARP2 gene encoding actin-related protein 2 (Essential component of the Arp2/3 complex~similar to YDL029W): protein MDPHNPIVLDQGTGFVKIGRAGENFPDYTFPSIVGRPILRAEERASVTTPLKDIMIGDEASEVRSYLQISYPMENGIIKNWTDMELLWDYAFFEQMKLPSTSNGKILLTEPPMNPLKNREKMCEVMFEKYDFGGVYVAIQAVLALYAQGLSSGVVVDSGDGVTHIVPVYESVVLSHLTRRLDVAGRDVTRHLIDLLSRRGYAFNRTADFETVRQIKEKLCYVSYDLDLDTKLARETTALVESYELPDGRTIKVGQERFEAPECLFQPGLVDVEQPGVGELLFNTVQSADVDIRSSLYKAVVLSGGSSMYPGLPSRLEKELKQLWFSRVLHNDPSRLDKFKVRIEDPPRRKHMVFIGGAVLASIMADKDHMWLSKQEWQESGPAAMTKFGPR, encoded by the exons ATGGACCCACATAACCCAATTG TCCTTGATCAGGGTACTGGTTTCGTCAAAATTGGTCGTGCTGGCGAGAATTTCCCAGATTACACGTTTCCTTCTATCGTTGGTAGACCCATCTTAAGAGCGGAAGAACGTGCCAGCGTCACTACACCATTAAAGGATATTATGATTGGTGATGAGGCAAGTGAAGTTCGCTCTTATCTGCAGATATCTTATCCTATGGAAAACGGTATTATTAAGAACTGGACTGATATGGAACTGCTCTGGGATTACGCCTTTTTCGAACAAATGAAATTACCATCCACCTCCAACGGTAAGATTTTATTAACGGAACCTCCAATGAATCCGTTGAaaaatagagaaaaaatgtGCGAGGTAATGTTTGAGAAATATGATTTTGGTGGAGTCTACGTTGCCATCCAAGCTGTTCTAGCATTGTACGCACAAGGTTTGTCTTCAGGAGTCGTCGTTGATTCCGGTGATGGTGTTACTCATATAGTTCCAGTTTACGAATCTGTCGTTTTAAGTCACTTGACAAGGAGATTGGATGTTGCGGGCAGAGACGTTACTAGACATTTGATTGATCTTCTTTCTCGTCGTGGTTACGCATTTAACAGAACTGCAGACTTTGAAACTGTTCGCcaaataaaggaaaaattatGTTACGTTTCGTATGATTTGGACTTGGATACGAAATTGGCTAGAGAGACGACTGCCCTCGTGGAATCGTATGAGTTACCAGACGGAAGAACAATCAAAGTGGGACAAGAGAGATTTGAGGCTCCAGAATGTTTGTTCCAACCTGGTTTGGTAGATGTTGAACAACCTGGTGTAGGGGAACTGTTATTCAATACTGTGCAATCGGCTGATGTTGATATTAGAAGTTCCTTGTATAAGGCTGTTGTTCTTTCAGGTGGTTCAAGTATGTACCCAGGGCTGCCTTCAAGATTGGAGAAGGAGCTGAAACAATTATGGTTTAGCAGAGTTTTACACAATGACCCTTCAAGACTTGATAAATTTAAAGTTAGGATCGAAGACCCTCCAAGGAGAAAGCATATGGTTTTCATTGGTGGTGCCGTTTTAGCTAGTATCATGGCTGATAAAGACCATATGTGGTTGTCTAAACAAGAATGGCAAGAAAGCGGGCCAGCCGCAATGACTAAATTTGGTCCAAGATAG
- the MPS1 gene encoding serine/threonine/tyrosine protein kinase MPS1 (Dual-specificity kinase~similar to YDL028C) has product MSTNSFHDYMDLKSRTNTRQLSDDEEFTTPPKLSNFGSALLSHTEKASASEILSSHKNDKMANRLEEMDRSSSRSHPPSSMGNLTSGHTSTSSHSTLFGRYLRNNHQTSMTTMNTNDIEINVGNSLDKSFERIRNLRQNMKEDITSKYAERRSKRFLISNRTTKLGPAKRATTLTNVFDEDVPNSLKEPINARETVESSLEDSNLTKFRETKKNTDYDSIDFGDLNPIQYIKKHNLPTSDLPLISQIYFDKQREENRQAALRKHSSRELLYKNRSSSTSLSSSNLSANKDNSMTFNNSSQPRRKISTGSSSSKSSIEIRRALKENVDTSNNSNFNSPIHKIYKEIGRNKDSDSEKREVLRNISINANHADNILQQENKRLKRSLDDAITNENINSKNPEVFYHRPAPKPPVTKKVEIVEPAKSASLSNNRNIITVNDSQYEKIELLGRGGSSRVYKVKGSGNRVYALKRVSFDAFDDSSIDGFKGEIELLEKLKDQKRVIQLLDYEMGDGLLYLIMECGDHDLSQILNQRSGMPLDFNFVRFYTKEMLLCIKVVHDAGIVHSDLKPANFVLVKGILKIIDFGIANAVPEHTVNIYRETQIGTPNYMAPEALVAMNYTQNSENQHEGNKWKVGRPSDMWSCGCIIYQMVYGKPPYGSFQGQNRLLAIMNPDVKIPFPEYTSNNEKIPKSAIELMKACLYRNPDKRWAVDKVLSSTFLQPFMISGSIMEDLIRNAVRYGSEKPQISHDDLNDVVETVLRKFADYKI; this is encoded by the coding sequence ATGTCAACAAATTCATTCCATGATTATATGGATTTAAAGTCGAGAACGAATACACGACAGTTGTCAGATGACGAAGAATTCACTACGCCTCCAAAACTAAGCAATTTCGGATCAGCTTTACTTTCCCACACAGAAAAGGCTTCTGCTTCAGAGATATTATCAAGTCATAAAAATGACAAGATGGCAAATCGTTTAGAAGAAATGGACAGGAGTTCCTCGAGGAGTCACCCCCCATCGTCAATGGGTAATTTGACATCCGGCCATACTAGCACCTCATCGCATTCAACTTTATTTGGACGGTATCTAAGAAATAATCACCAGACTAGCATGACAACGATGAACACTAACGATATAGAGATAAATGTTGGAAATAGTCTTGATAAGAGTTTTGAGAGGATAAGAAACTTGCGGCAAAATatgaaagaagatatcACCTCAAAATATGctgaaagaagaagtaaaaGATTCTTAATATCCAATAGGACAACAAAACTGGGTCCTGCAAAGAGAGCAACAACCTTGACAAATGTTTTCGACGAGGATGTGCCTAACTCTCTAAAAGAACCAATCAATGCAAGGGAGACAGTAGAATCATCACTTGAGGATTCCAACCTAACAAAATTTAGAGaaacgaagaagaatacGGACTATGATTCGATTGATTTTGGAGATTTGAATCCTATTCAATATATTAAGAAACATAATCTTCCCACTAGTGACCTTCCACTAATATCTCAAATTTACTTTGATAAACagagagaagaaaacagaCAGGCAGCACTCCGAAAACACAGTTCCAGAGAATTACTTTATAAAAATAGGTCTTCTTCCACTTCACTTTCTAGCAGCAATTTATCGGCAAACAAGGACAATTCTATGACATTCAATAATAGTTCTCAACCAAGACGAAAAATTTCTACAggatcatcttcatctaaaTCATCAATCGAAATAAGGAGAGCTCTTAAAGAGAATGTTGATACTAGCAATAACAGCAACTTCAACAGTCCGattcataaaatttataaagaaattggaagaaataaagaTTCGGACTCTGAAAAAAGGGAAGTACTGCGAAACATAAGCATAAATGCAAACCATGCCGATAATATTCTTCAACAGGAGAATAAAAGACTAAAAAGATCATTAGATGACGCCATAACAAATGAGAATATAAACAGTAAAAATCCAGAAGTATTTTATCATCGGCCAGCTCCGAAACCTCCAGTCAccaaaaaagttgaaattgttGAACCTGCGAAATCTGCTTCCTTATCGaataatagaaatataATTACAGTTAATGACTCtcaatatgaaaaaatagaacTGCTGGGTAGAGGTGGATCCTCTAGAGTTTACAAGGTGAAAGGATCAGGCAATAGGGTATACGCGCTTAAAAGGGTGTCTTTTGACGCTTTTGACGATTCAAGTATTGATGGATTCAAAGGAGAAATAGAACTtctggaaaaattgaaggaCCAAAAACGTGTAATTCAGCTGCTAGATTATGAAATGGGGGATGGTTTATTGTATTTAATAATGGAATGCGGTGACCATGATTTGTCACAAATTCTTAACCAAAGAAGTGGCATGCCACTGGATTTTAATTTTGTTAGGTTTTATACAAAGGAAATGCTACTGTGCATTAAAGTAGTTCATGATGCCGGTATCGTTCATTCGGATTTAAAACCGGCAAATTTTGTCTTGGTGAAAGGCATTTTAAAAATCATTGATTTTGGTATAGCGAATGCAGTACCTGAGCATACGGTTAATATCTATCGCGAAACTCAAATTGGTACTCCGAACTATATGGCGCCGGAAGCATTAGTTGCTATGAATTACACACAAAATAGTGAGAATCAACATGAGGGGAACAAGTGGAAAGTCGGGAGACCATCTGATATGTGGTCATGCGGTTGCATCATTTATCAAATGGTTTACGGGAAACCCCCATATGGCAGTTTCCAAGGCCAAAATAGACTGTTAGCTATTATGAATCCTGATGTGAAAATCCCATTTCCTGAATATACTagcaataatgaaaagattCCAAAATCGGCCATTGAATTAATGAAAGCATGCCTGTACAGAAATCCAGACAAGAGATGGGCTGTGGATAAAGTACTGAGTAGCACTTTCCTTCAACCTTTTATGATATCTGGATCGATCATGGAAGACCTCATCAGGAATGCCGTTAGGTATGGTTCAGAGAAGCCTCAAATATCGCATGATGATCTCAATGATGTGGTAGAGACCGTCTTAAGAAAATTTGCGGATTACAAAATCTAG
- the MRX9 gene encoding Mrx9p (similar to YDL027C), whose protein sequence is MFRLPVGLVARTREVTNRLAFNSAKGLNVCLSRNLRAFPRPVPSAVISTAIPKYGGEGFQFPRLSLISPNHCSYTHQFLSNQKSSTFKFISKRAFHSSRRAEIKFIFSSKSPKNGNKPFVKVYKVSPFFILFATASIFTFILTSTIVVIPFIFHFFFPLLIIFISFKQFKKWQKNIFYKDVFTSLPRTELRITVPTMRSLQLQPMVQSWKEISSRMGIPNEFAKGLNVNLVKQDEIRKQFLSFLQKRVLESFTKNEMGIRSYFLGDSVEKWIEESYDLELNIDNCRSELRKFQTFVFSSVRYKLYLDSMKNLPLNPSKKLEGKKHIADVYVIILDESFPEIMFSSGGYSKADFFKILQESETSNSSKTLNVVIAIKSVNTLLSKHFVITANGDSGDFFSKYYISKVNGKNTEYTLKNRQY, encoded by the coding sequence atgtttaGACTTCCAGTGGGATTAGTCGCTAGAACTAGAGAGGTCACTAACCGCCTTGCGTTCAACAGTGCAAAGGGTCTCAATGTATGcttatcaagaaatttaAGGGCCTTTCCTAGACCAGTACCATCGGCTGTTATATCTACCGCAATCCCAAAATATGGAGGAGAAGGTTTCCAGTTTCCTAGGCTTTCATTAATTTCTCCTAATCATTGTTCGTACACTCATCAATTTCTATCCAATCAGAAAAGCTCGACATTCAAGTTTATCAGTAAAAGAGCCTTCCATTCGTCACGACGTGCGGAAATAaagtttatattttcttcgaagTCACCAAAGAATGGTAACAAGCCGTTTGTGAAAGTTTACAAAGTTTCTCCATTTTTTATCCTATTTGCAACTGCAAGCATCTTCACATTTATCTTAACATCGACAATAGTCGTTATTCCCTTcatctttcatttttttttccctcttcttattatcttcatttctttcaaacaattcaaaaaatggcagaaaaatatctttTACAAGGATGTTTTTACCTCTTTACCGAGAACAGAATTGAGAATAACAGTGCCCACCATGAGATCATTACAATTACAACCTATGGTCCAGAGTTGGAAGGAGATCTCTTCCAGAATGGGAATTCCAAATGAGTTTGCCAAGGGTTTAAACGTTAATTTAGTGAAGCAAGATGAAATCAGAAAGCAGTTTCTAAGTTTTCTGCAAAAAAGAGTACTAGAATCCTTTACCAAGAACGAAATGGGAATAAGATCATACTTTCTAGGCGACAGCGTTGAGAAATGGATCGAGGAATCTTATGACCTGGAGCTCAATATTGATAATTGTCGAAGTGAACtgagaaaatttcaaacttttGTATTCTCCAGTGTCCGGTACAAATTGTATTTAGattcaatgaaaaatctACCGTTAAACccttcaaaaaaacttGAGGGCAAGAAGCACATTGCAGACGTATATGTAATTATTTTAGACGAATCTTTTCCTGAAATAATGTTCAGTAGTGGCGGCTATTCAAAGGccgattttttcaagatattACAAGAAAGTGAAACCTCTAATAGCAGCAAAACGCTTAATGTGGTTATTGCCATCAAAAGTGTTAATACACTGCTATCGAAGCACTTTGTTATCACAGCAAACGGTGATTCAGGCGacttcttttcaaaatattacaTTTCGAAAGTAAATGGCAAAAACACCGAGTACACCTTAAAAAATAGACAATATTAA